Part of the Lotus japonicus ecotype B-129 chromosome 6, LjGifu_v1.2 genome, CATTCAGGGTTCTGGTGACACCACCCTCCCCACCTCCCATAAACACAAGCCTTTGACCCTTTCCCATGTCTTGCACACACCACAAATTGTTAAAAACTTgatttctgtgcgacaactcactactgataacaatgtttctgtttgttttgacCCATATGGCTTCTCGGTGCATGATTTTCAGACGGGGATTCCACTCATGAGATGTAATAGTCTAGGCGATCTATATCCAGTCACTCCGTCTGTTCCATTTGCTGGTCTAGCTCAGAGTCTCTGGCACAGTCGTCTTGGTCATCCCGGTTCTTCCGCTTTGCAATCTCTTCGTAGTAATAAGTTCATTACATATGAGCATTTAAATTCTCCCACAGTTTGTGAGTCTTGTGTGTTTGGCAAACATGTTAGGTTGCCATTTGTTTCTTCTAATAATGTTACTGTGATGCCTTTTGACATTTTACACAGTGATTTATGGACTTCGCCTGTTTTATCTTCCGCTGGTCATCGGTATTATGTTTTATTCTTGGATGATTTTACGGATTTCTTGTGGACATTTCCCTTAAGTAATAAATCTCAAGTTTTTGAAATGTTCACTTCTCTGACGCATCAAATCCGCACGCACTTTTCCCACAATGTCaaatgtcttcaatgtgataatgggcCCGAATTTGACAATACCTCTTTTCATGCTTATTGTGCTGCTCATGGTCTTATTTTTCGCTTCTCATGCCCACATACCTCATCTCAAAATGGCAAGGCGGAGCGCAAAATAcgcaccattaacaacatgattcgCACTCTTCTCGCTCATGCGTCTGTTCCTCCGTCCTTTTGGCATCATGCACTTCAAATGGCTACCTATCTACTAAATATCATTCCCCGGAAATCTTTGTCTAATCTATCTCCCACTCAACTTCTGTATCGTCGTGACCCATCTTACACACATCTCCGCGTGTTCGGTTGTCTTTGTTATCCTTTGGTTCCTTCCACTACCATTAACAAATTACAACCACGCTCCTCCCCGTGTGTCTTCCTAGGGTACCCACTTCATCACAGAGGTTATAAGTGTTTTGATTTGTCGCACAGAAAAATCATTATCTCCCGACATGTCATCTTTGATGAGACTCGGTTTCCCTTTGCCACCATGCCTACCCCTCCTCCCTCCACATATGACTGTTTCTCAGATCCTATACATCCCTCTATCATTCACCAGTGGACTAGTCCTGACCCTAGCCCTACTTCTGTGGTGCCTCCAGCCGTGACCCCATCACAACTCCCCACGACCTCTACCTCCTCTTCTGCCTCCCCGCCATCTTCTCCTTCACCTCCTTCGCCGCCTCAACCTGTACCTCCTATCCGTACCATGGCCACTCGCAGCATGCGTGGTATCTATAAACCCAGAAAGCTCTTCAACCTTTCTGTAACCATTGATGATCCCACCATCTCACCTCTTCCCAAGAACCCGAAGCTCGCTCTTTCAGACCCTAATTGGAAATCCGCAATGCAGTCTGAATTTGAtgctttaattagaaataaaactTGGGATTTGGTTCCTCGTCCTAGTGATGTTAATATCATTCGttgcatgtggatttttcgtcataagacgaaagctaatggttgttttgagcgttataaagctcgtcttgtaggtgatggcaggtcacAGATTGCcggtgttgattgtgatgagacCTTCAGTCCTGTGGTGAAACCAGCGACCATTCGCACAGTTCTCACCATTGCCCTCTCAGGTCTTGGCCCATTCACCAGCTAGATGTTCAGAATGCTTTCCTCCATGGTGATCTGCATGAGACagtctacatgcatcagcccCTGGGTTTCCGTGACCATACTCATCCTGATTATGTGTGTCGCTTGAGGAAATCTCTTTATgggttgaagcaagcacctCGCGCTTGGTATCAGCGTTTTGCCGACTATGTCTCCACCATTGGGTTTCAGCATagcacctctgatcactctcttTTCATCTACAGACGAGGCTCTGACATGGCTTACCTCctgctttatgttgatgacatcatcctcaTCAGCTCTTCTCATGACCTTCGCAAATCTATCATGGCCCTTCTTGCCTCAgagtttgctatgaaggattTGGGACCGTTGAGCTATTTCCTTGGCATTGCTGTCACCAGACATGCAGGTGGACTTTTTCTCAGTCAGAGTACATATGCACGTGACATTATTGCTCGAGCGGGTATGACATCGTGCAACCCTTCTGCCACTCCagttgacaccaagcagaaacTCAGTACTTCTGCTGGTACTCCGTGTGATGATCCTACTTTATATCGGAGTCTTGCTGGGGCTTTACAATATCTCACATTCACCCGTCCTGACATCTCCTATGCTGTTCAGCAGGTATGTCTTCACATGCATGCCCCCCGCACAGAGCATCTGCTTGCACTGAAGCGCATCCTGCGTTATGTTCAGGGCACTTTACAGTTTGGTTTGAATCTCTATCCTTCTCCTATCGAGAAGCTTATTTCCTACACTGATGCCGATTGGGGTGGATGTCCCGACACTCGCCGGTCTACTTCTGGCTACTGTGTGTTTCTCGGCGACAACCTCATTTCTTGGTCGTCCAAGAGACAACCCACGCTTTCCCGGTCCAGTGCTGAGGCTGAGTATCGGGGCGTTGCTAATGTGGTTTCTGAATCCTGTTGGCTACGCAACTTGCTTTTGGAACttcattttcctctttctcaggcTACTTTGGTGTACTGCGAtaatgttagtgccatctaTCTATCCGGCAATCCCGTCCAGCATCAGCGCACGAAACATATTGAGATGGACATTCACTTTGTTCGAGAGAAGGTCGCCCGTGGTCAGGCACGCGTCCTTCACGTTCCTTCTCGTCATCAGATTGCAGACATCTTCACCAAAGGCCTTCCTAAAGTTCTTTTTGATGATTTCCGGACCAGTCTAAGCGTCCGTGAgcctcccgcttcgactgcgggggtgtgatagaataaataaatattgtgAATTTATTTATGTCATTATTATTTACCTGTAATTAGGCTTAGATTCCTCTGTAATTACTAGCCTAGGTCAACTCTCTTGTATCTATATATACACTACATTTTATCAATGAAAGTCACCTTTTCTAATATTTCTACAAATATGTCACTATAActtatttatgatattaaaaacttattacttgaatatatttcaaattcacataatgaatttctatattttaaaatgaataaaatattaagacTACTTCAGggctaattatttaatatcaattactagagaGAAATGCATGAGTGTTTAATAACAAAGTTATTTCTCTTGAACATATATAAGACTATTGCTTGGTTTGTGTGTTTTGGTGGGTTAAGGGGAAGTAGAATGATTGTCCATATGATTTGGAACAGTTTGCTAGAGGCTTTGAGCGTAAAGAATGGTCACGAAAACAAAAGATGCCACATACAATGTATTGGGAGTCACCGCCAACCACTGTTTTTGAAGTGTAATGTGGATAGGGCGTCGAAAGGGAACCAGTGGTGAGTGGTATTGGTAAGGTTTTGAGGGATCAAGAAGGGGATGTTTCAAGATACTTTGTAAAAAGAACTGAATAGTTGTGGGCTTTTGACGAAGGTTCAAATAGTGTTACatgctttgttatttttctagcaatttaaattttcaaatgtggtGATTGAGAGTGATTCCTCCTTAGTGGTTGGGTGAATGTCTAGGGGAGATAAGAGGTCATGAAAATTGGAACATgtatttaatcatatagatcATCAGATGTCTATAATTCAGTGTATTGGTGTGGTGCATGTATTGCGTGAGGGAAACACTGTGACAAACTTTTTGGCAAATCAAGGGTGTGGTAGGGAACAACAGATATGGGTATGTTGTGACCCAATGCAATTATCTAAATGAGAAGGTTGTtctcatctatatatatatgtaaagcacacttgtatttttgcatgcaattaatgtattaaaccataaaagctcacatacctttatattaaatacattaaaaaataaaaatttaataaagtaaaaactgaaaaaattgtattataaaaacctattcaactacttatattaaataacaaaattcatagacttaaaattgacttgagctttgcatttgacaaatttaaaaaatcaaaataaaaaaataatattcattaataaataatttagataaaatacttttaaaataaaaaaatttctatcaatatatatctatctatattgtacttggggctcttatttctcaaagtaattatatatatatatatatatatatatatatttgatttttccaaaaagaaaatatctatctatctatatatattagtaaagctcacttgagctaagtattaagtacaaatacacatatgtattaaaccataaaagctcacatacctttatattaaatacattaaaaaataaaaaatttaataaactaaaaactgaaaaaaattgtattataaaaacctattcaactacttatattaaataacaacattcatagacttaaaattgacttgagttttgcatttgacaaatttaaaaaatcaaaataaaaaacaaaataacatttattaataaataatttagataaaatacttttaaaataaaaaaaataatcaatatatatctatctatattgtacttggggctcttatttcccaaagtaattatatatatatatatatatatttggtttttccaaaaaaaaaatatctatctatctatatatattagtaaagctcacttgagctaagtattaagtacaaatacacgtgagaacctacatacattagtaaaaaaattggtgttttaatgagatagcttagtgagtGAATGAACAGGTAGTGGGaacttgtgcactaatgatttcagttttaaacttaataaatatcaaatgtataagcaaaagagtaacatccatgacaaaagtgtaacagaccacaaagttatatttgcaaatggttttagcatagtaccttaaattaaaatcaaatttaatgttaatttcaactatctacattaaataaataaaaaatgaaatgtattatattgaaccatgcatttattatatctctatataaacaaaccagtgaaatcactcacaaactcaaattattcatatttcttggacttcagcggctggtgagaaaaaaatgacaattgtctctaactacttcaacaagtatgtcatttttaattattttagttaatttcaaaattgttttttttaaattactcattcttatttctttattgcaggagaaagatcatcaacaacaacaagaaacacacattacttagtgatatatccccgttgcagatgattgaaaaataaaactgtgagtttcacatatatggtaatttactaaacaattcttctcattcaattgaaatcatagaaatatatcatcatttatatatttatatggcacaaatcagtaacaaagtgtgagccacataaatttatatactgcactagaaagataagtgtaaaatgtagtactcactatattcttgataagaaataggaatctttcactcctcaatattgtcatattatggaaaaaaatagcaacttaatcattcaaagggaacaaatgacgtccatcttgcagttagatagaatctatttttatattcgtgaaagtgattttaaaagaactttTATGCCATCagcaatggtaaacaaccacatcaatcttgataaaaaaaattagcacaactgataacatcaTTGCAACgactaaatcaatattagaaaaaaaatagtagactaccacgttcatttcaatactaatctaattaagtaattaaatttcttttatatcaaaaaaactactctcatttcaatctcaatagaaatctacctattttttcttctgatgaagcaacaaaaaaaatatctacctgtttgatccttttttcccttattagagaaagaaagtgtgagaatatcataactcaattatatttaattatacacATATTCTAAATATTCTTCTAAATAATAGATTTCTTATCTTTctacaaatttaaatattacaattaaaaaatacaaattaaaaacgaacccgtgcaacgcccgggtttaatttctagttatAATCTAAAGCACCATGTATAATGCTTGTTCTCAAACCATTTTGTGGTGTCTAGACTCCTATTTATTGACGGTTTTAGACCGCGCAAcgtgaaaactaaaataaatgtGTTTTGTTGTGGCCACAAATATGCAGATCTACATGTAGCGTTTTTACAAATCATTTTTGTTACATGCATGAAATGAAAGATAGATTTAGGGTAATGATATATGTACACctctttttttatacactttatttccacctatttttatttctatatctcttctcttatcatctatcacatcttatactttctcacttttacttttttttcttcttcctatctctcttcctccacctcattccacctcaaacacctcattttgaggtgtgaataaataattattgctTAATCTTTGATTTTTGCActaaaaaaaggaaaacaaaacaaTGGGCCACACTTAAAAATCTTATCCCCATATCATTGGACCCCACATTGCTCTGAAGAataggacaaaaggacaaaggACAAGCAAATTTATATGTTTTCATCTGTACACTTGTGATGCGATCCACGACCTACTCCACCCTCTTTCCCATCTCTAGCGAGCCCCACATTTACTCAGtcttcattcttatccaatttcCTCTCTCTCACTTATTTATTCCACCCTCAGTTTCACTATTTGTACTCACTATCAAAAACACGTTACACTTGGAAGCAAGATAGCACTTGTTCCCATTTTAGCCTTGAGATATTTTAAGCATCACTACCGATCACCCTCTATATATAGAGTGTCCTCATACACATGAAAAATCCCCATTAGTTTTCATCAAGAGCTAGCACTtaatctattttaatttttctccaAGATGGTTCTGCTAGAGAAGCTGTGGGATGATGTTGTGGCTGGCCCTCAACCTGAGCGTGGCCTTGGCGCCCTCAGGAAGCTGACCACCAACATCAAAGGTACCTACACCTAGCTAGAttcttatattaattaaaaaaagaagtaataaattatattaatttgagAACTAAGCTAATTTTATTTTGATGTGATTTtggtgtatatatataatatagatgaaggagaaggtagcaAATTACAGAGAAACTTGTCCATGCCTCCGACACCAACAACCCCAGGGACACCCACAACACCTGGGTCGGGGCGTAAAGCTGACAACGTTTGGAGGAGCGTGTTCCATCCTGGTAGCAACTCCGCCACAAAGACCATCGGTGGTCAAATGTTTGACAAACCACTCCCCAACACCCCCACTGTCTATGACTGGTATATTTTGGCTACAATTTTTGCATGCATTAAGGACTAGCTAGTTGATTATTTTGCTGGttgattttaaataatttaatttcttcTTTCCTCGTACTATGTTGGATTTATATGCGCGTTGATCAATTAAATCCTCGGATGACAGAACAAATTATCAGATCAAGCATTTTAGGACATCAtgacaattttttaaattaaaaaaaaatggaaaagagaATAACTAAAAATATCTAATGTGATGGTGTGCTATGTTTTGGATCGGGTGATGACATGAGCCTATGGATCTTTTGAGAATTCAATCAACGGCTGATTTTGATCCAAGGGCTGTTTATGTGTATATATGATGTGGTGCTAAAATGAAATGGGTTGTATGTGATTGCAGGCTCTACAGCGGGGAGACAAGGAGCAAGCACCGCTGAGGTGGGGGCCGTGGGTGGTGGTTGCATGTAAATAGTGTCCTTTTTGTTGATCTCCTGCCACGTGTTTGCATCGCGTTGTGTTTTGAATGGCCTGTTATGATCATCCGGTTTAGTTTTGTGAGGATGTGATCTTGCATAAGTAATTAGTAGTAGTAAGCTTTGTTTGTACTAATTCTTAAGTTTTGTAATCAAGAACTGCGTGAACTATCTCTAGCTATGGTATGGTTTAATCTTTGTTTTTCCGTATGTGATGATGGCTTAACCAATCTCTTAATATAATAAGAAGTTTGTATAATCCCTTTTAATTTTGTCGCTGGTGTGGTCACTTGCAGTGTAATTATATTAACGCCGTGGGATATAGATTATTCATTAGTTAATCACTTAATCCTAGTGAGGTGAGATGATGATAATCATGTAATGGATCTGCACTGTCTTTAATAAATAGATTTGTTATGATGCTTTCGTTGGAATAAGTTGGTTTCTATCCTTATCATCGTAATttaatatttggtaataattgaAGTTTTGGGGGCCAACAAGTCCATTTGAAATTCGTAATTGATGCAAGGAAGAAAGGGTATCTTATCCGTAGTTTGAATGTGTGTAACATGACGAAACCATCAATAGATTTGTCTTGGGGGCattttttgtctttattttataTTAGATTGTAAGTGATTTTAATCCCCAAGTATTTTTCGAGCTAATTTAggcttttttttattaatgggAGAAAGagcaaaaaagaagaagatgagtagATATAGAGAAATATAATAGATTTTAAAAGGTATATCTATAGTGTGATAGTATAGTGTGATAGagatagaggaaaaaaaaaaaagaagataattAAAGAATGAAAGTGAATTTCTAATCTATCATTCGTTTGATTGAATAAAAGATTGAATTTAAATGAAATGACATTTTAAGTATAAATATATAAGTATGATATAATAgtcaatataaaaatatttttctcttaattcCTTCATTTTGTGGACTCACCCTCCACTATATCCTCTGATCTCTCTACCAAACAAATGTAGAGAGCCCATCACTATTCTAACTCTCTTCCCCTTAAACTCTCTCTTGTCTAGGTATGTCCAACCAAACAAAGGACAAGTCTCTCTATAAAAAATCAGTTAATTAAGCTATTAAGGGACGAGCATGAGGAATGTATTATAATAGATTTCGAGTTACAAGCACCAAACGAGTTTTTCTCATCCCCAGATTTATAAAAGAGATAGCTCATTTGGAAATATATTCTCTCATGCATGTTTTCTCCACATTGATCGCATGCAGAAGGTGAGAGTGCTGCTTGCATATCATTGTCTCCAATAGCTTTGTAATGACATCAAGTTTTGTTGTCAAGGAGGGATGATCCTTCACTTGGTAAGTGCCTGCAGGCTTATTCAGAAAGTGTATACGTAAGCTACATGACCTCAGTTGAAGACTTCTTCAAAATGGACCCTCCGCATtcaacatcaatatcaataaTGACTCTATTATGATGAGGAAGGCCACCATAGGATATCTAAACTAGCTGCCCTATAGAAAACCTATGGCGAGGGTATCGTCTGAGTGTCTTCAGAAATCTCTCTAAAGCCCGAAATAAGGACTCTTGCTCTAGTTGAGAAAAACTCATGATATCCCTTTGTAACTTGCTATAGACTTTAAAGGTCGAATATACTttgcaaaaaaaattatctcCCAAACTTTTGATttatcaaaaagaaaaacaggGTATATATTATCAATACCTATATGTAAAAGCAGAAGATGAAATTACTTTTTGACTTATCGCACTATGAAATATACATTTGATGACATTATATCGATGTTTATGACTGTCTAAAACTATTATGAGTTAAGTGTATGATAAGTGCAATCTCTAGTGGTTCCATGCTGTTATAATcgatctttattttattttataaataacgACGGTTTATGCGGGTCGATTATTGAATGACATAATTTCTTTGTCGCTTTTGCATTCTTGTATCTTTGAAATAtaaattctcattttttttctcaaaaatacCTCATACTCTCAACAATGAGTACCACGTTGTATCCTTCCTATGTTTTATTTCTGATTTTAACGGAGTAATGGTTTCCGTTGAGTCATACCTTTGACCACTAATATGAGGTTTTAGTCTGTTTGCTTGTCTTCGGCTTTACCAATGGTGGAAGAAGCCTTCTCTAGTGGCTCTTATTTAGTTGCAACTATTTGTGATTGTTGTAGGTTTATTTCGACTCTTGATTATGTTGATCTTTCTTTTTTATCCGTAGAAGTGATAATTGTGTAATTGCAACAATGTGTAATGTactcatttttaaaaaatgacattCTTACCCATTAGTCTCACAACTTAAGAGAAACAAtactaaaaaaaaacaaccataTATACATAGGATTTTGGTGCAAACGATGAATACTCAGCAATATAgccaaactatgattttctgGTGAAGTTCCCTTTCTGGTTACACTGTTGCATTGCATACCTTGAGTATCATAGCCAAAATCGAAGCTCACCCCAGAAGTAGACTCAGATTCGTTCACAATGGCTCACCCGGAAACTGTGAATTTTGCTCGGAATTTCGCTGTTATGGTCAGAGTTCGTGGTCCTGTGAGTTTCTCTCtatcctctctccctctcttttctCCCTGGACAAACCCAGTGTTGTGTGATCATGGGTCAACTCACCTTGCAATTTTTTTCAGGACCCGAAAGGGATGAAGATGAGAAAACACGCTTTTCATCAATATCGGTTCGTATACCCATCTGTAATCTAATTCAGCTTGTTTCGTAAAGTCTTGATTTTCTTGCATTAATGGTTGTGGGGTTTTGTTTTCTCCTTCTGGGTATGTGTAGTTCTGGTGAAACAACTCTATCAGCTTCAGGGATGCTTGTTCCTCATACCCTTTGTGACCCTCAAGTAGCTAGGCGTCTCTATGGTGATAACAGTGAGGGTAGGGTGATGGTTGTGACGGTTGCTTCTGTTGTTGAACCTTTTCTGTCTCCTCAACAGAGAGACAATATTCCCCAGGTTGGTGCCAATGAAGTTAGTAGTAAGTAAAGTTAGCTGAATTTCATTGGTTTTTTATATTCAATttgttttgtgtttgtgttttgaGTTCCTATTTTATTCTTTTCAGGGTAGGCCTGACTTGATTTCTGGTGTTCGGATCGATATTATGACGGAGGAAACCAATGAAAAATCTGATCATGGATTGACTCCTGGTTGGCATGGGGCTCAGCTTTTATCTTTGGTAGGCTTTTTGAAACCTTTTATCTTGTTTCTTATTAAGCTATCTTCTTGACACTTATTTAGATACATGACTAGCTTAATTTGATGTCATTTAATACCTGAGTACCTGGATTTTATATGAATTTTCCTCTTGATTGCCGAAGTGTTTGACGTACTTGTCAGTTTATACTTTGCGTTATGGCTCATATGATGACCCCTGTTAGCTAAAGTTGGTGGTTAACATTTCTTAACATGGTGAGTTCCCCCAGTTTATGCATGTGTGTGTATTGTTTGTTGGTTCAATGCTAATCAGATTGATACATTATGCAGTTTGATATTCCTGCTTCAGCCCTTGGTGTCCAGTCACTTATTGAAGCATCTTTGGGCTTCTCAGAGCATGAATGGGAGATTGGTTGGTCGTTGGCATCTTCTAGTAATGATTCTAAACCTTCTAGAGACTTTCTTCAAACTCAGGTTAGCCGTGTTTTCTTCATATATGTGCTTTGTCTTTTTGCTATAtattagtttattttataaatttacaTGTTTACAAACATCCCTGCTCAATAACTACATTGGAAGCCTGACCCAAATGTCTTGAGAAAATGTGTTTCTGCATTCTTGAACTTGATATGGCTTGTGTGTCACTTGGTATTATCTCTGTCTAAGCACTGGAATTAAATTATAGCAGGTGTATGTCTGTTGTTTCTGGGAGAAAACATTCAATTCAAATTCCTAGAAAGTTTTTCCTGTTGCTCTGCAAGGCGAAGGCACCATAATCTGAATTATTATTCTAGGACATTAGATCAAAGAATGATAATCCTTCCATGGCTTTAGTTATCTTTTGAATTCTACTAAACGTTTATGTTTAGTGGACTACGAAGGGTCCACCAAGAGTTCTGCAAGATCTCTTGAGGTATCTGGTAAAAACTAATTTTTTGAGCTGCAAGATCATGATGCATAGAAGGATTTGCACTTTATCTAAAAAATTGGTTTTATATACACTTCTGATTCTCTCTACTTATGAATTAA contains:
- the LOC130726878 gene encoding dormancy-associated protein 1, with product MVLLEKLWDDVVAGPQPERGLGALRKLTTNIKDEGEGSKLQRNLSMPPTPTTPGTPTTPGSGRKADNVWRSVFHPGSNSATKTIGGQMFDKPLPNTPTVYDWLYSGETRSKHR